A window from Corythoichthys intestinalis isolate RoL2023-P3 chromosome 10, ASM3026506v1, whole genome shotgun sequence encodes these proteins:
- the eif4e1c gene encoding eukaryotic translation initiation factor 4E family member 1c yields MATSEPKAPETEEPQPDSQVANQEQYIKHPLQNKWALWYFKNDKSKSWTENLRLISKFDTVEDFWALYNHIQQPSKLPVGCDYCLFKDGIKPMWEDTRNKLGGRWLMTLNRVQRHNDLDRYWMETLLCLVGESFDEASDDVCGAVVNVRHKADKIAIWTSNCQNRDAIMTIGQTYKDILSIPSKAMLGYQSHDDTSSKSGSTTKNMYSV; encoded by the exons AAAGCCCCCGAAACTGAAGAGCCGCAACCTGACAGCCAAGTCGCAAACCAAGAACAGTACATCAAACACCCCTTGCAAAACAA ATGGGCCCTGTGGTATTTCAAAAATGACAAAAGCAAAAGCTGGACAGAGAACTTGCGTCTCATTTCCAAATTTGACACAGTGGAAGACTTCTGGGC ATTATACAACCACATACAGCAGCCCAGCAAGCTCCCCGTAGGTTGCGATTATTGCTTGTTCAAG GACGGCATCAAGCCCATGTGGGAGGACACCCGCAACAAACTTGGGGGACGGTGGCTGATGACGCTCAACAGAGTGCAGCGGCACAACGACCTCGATCGCTACTGGATGGAAACG CTCCTGTGTTTGGTGGGCGAGTCATTCGACGAGGCCAGCGACGACGTGTGCGGCGCCGTAGTCAACGTCAGGCACAAAGCTGACAAAATCGCCATCTGGACCAGCAACTGCCAAAACAGGGACGCCATCATGACGATAGG GCAAACTTATAAGGACATTCTGAGCATCCCCAGCAAAGCCATGCTGGGCTACCAGTCGCACGATGACACGTCCAGCAAGAGCGGCTCCACCACCAAGAACATGTACTCCGTTTGA